The DNA region TCTCAAAAAACATAAAAAAAATATTTTATTCAACTGAAATCCAGGATAATAGTCGTTTTTCTTGTTTGTTACAAAAAAGCCTGGAATATTTGTAGTGTTTTAGTTTTAGGCCATAGTTAATTATTAAAACATTATTAAAAATGACCAACCCAATAAAATAGGTCAAAGTGTTTTAAAATAATTTAGACTCTAAAATTAAAGCGATTCTAACCTTTAAACTACAAATTCTATGGTATACTATTTTTATTCCAGAACGTCAACTGTTCTTCAGAATAGTGCAAGGCAAATCGAGACATTTAAATCTCATGAAGGTTTTAATCCCAACAATTTATTTGTTGAACGCATCCAAGGGAACATTCCATTTATGGAAAGACCAGAAGCTGTTAAAATGTTTGATACCATTACCAACCAATCTGAACGTTGTACAGTGGTAGTGGATAGTATAGACCGCCTTGGAAGAAATCTCATAGATATACTTCACACTATTGACCTGTTCACCAAAAACAAAATCAACTTGAAATCCATCAAAGAGGGCTTCACTACCTTATTAGATAACGGTGATGTTAATCCAATGGCTCAGCTGGTCATTTCTTGTATGGGTTCAATAGCTGAGATGAATCGAAACCAAATCAAAACCAGAGCAATGGAAGGAATCAAGGTAGCACAAGCACTGGGTAAATTCCAAGGTCGAAAAATCGGAGCTGTCCAATCTGATGAAAAGTTATTGCAACGCCACCAGACAATAGCTAAAAAGCTTCAAAAGGGATTAAGCATAAGGGATATTTCAGAAATAACAGGAGCTTCCAGTGCTACTGTATGTAAGGTAAAGAAAGTAATGGTTAACCGTAAAATGTTGGAAGTATGAATTACATAAACCTATCTCGAATTTATTTGGAAATGATTTCAAGATTCAATGTTGCAACTTTTGATGTTATAAGCGTGATGGATGAAACGGATTACAAACCTTCTCAAACATTGATTACTTATTATTATGATGAGAGGATTCCAGTTGATGTGCCAAAGTTGAAAATGTTTTTAAGAAGGCACATCCGATTTGTTGACCAATACTTTGTTGAAGTTGAGGATGGAAAAATTATGATATGCATAATTTTTAGACAAAAAATGCTTACTGTTGATTATGGATTTGAATTTAGTT from Flavobacterium nitratireducens includes:
- a CDS encoding recombinase family protein, whose protein sequence is MVYYFYSRTSTVLQNSARQIETFKSHEGFNPNNLFVERIQGNIPFMERPEAVKMFDTITNQSERCTVVVDSIDRLGRNLIDILHTIDLFTKNKINLKSIKEGFTTLLDNGDVNPMAQLVISCMGSIAEMNRNQIKTRAMEGIKVAQALGKFQGRKIGAVQSDEKLLQRHQTIAKKLQKGLSIRDISEITGASSATVCKVKKVMVNRKMLEV